One Setaria italica strain Yugu1 chromosome I, Setaria_italica_v2.0, whole genome shotgun sequence DNA window includes the following coding sequences:
- the LOC101782594 gene encoding aluminum-activated malate transporter 10 codes for MEAAAREAQGGLEWRVTVPEGASVTVEHEAAGGAAARAWAWLLACVAAAWGRVAGFARKVWRIGADDPRKVVHGLKVGLSLALVSIFYYTRPLYDGVGGAAMWAIMTVVVIFEYTVGGSVYKSFNRVVATASAGVLALGVHWVAGKTGEFEPYILTGSLFLLAAAATFSRFIPTVKARFDYGVTIFILTYSLVAVSGYRVDELAVLAQQRVSTIAIGIFMCLAVAIFVCPVWAGQELHLLTTRNMDKLAAALEGCVEDYFAEGPAAQPQARSDGYRCVLNSKASEDAQANLARWEPAHGRFGFRHPYGQYGKVGAAMRACACCVEALSSCASAEARAPEHVKRLLRDACTRAGARCARVLREASCSVATMTASSRALDLAVADMNTAVHDLQGDMRSLPSMLAVKLAETSLVDTMPVFTVASLLVEIAARVEGVVDAVDELATLANFKQVDDDDDDDDDDDDKKGESEMTTTKVHPLNEPDADEASSSPENQASKV; via the exons ATGGAAGCCGCCGCGAGGGAAGCGCAGGGTGGTCTGGAATGGCGGGTGACGGTGCCGGAGGGCGCGTCGGTGACGGTGGAGCAcgaggcagccggcggcgcggcggcgagggcgtgggCGTGGCTGCTCGCCTGCGTGGCCGCGGCGTGGGGAAGGGTGGCGGGGTTCGCGAGGAAGGTGTGGAGGATCGGGGCGGATGATCCCCGGAAGGTGGTGCACGGGCTCAAGGTCGGCCTCTCGCTCGCGCTCGTGTCCATCTTCTACTACACCAGACCCCTCTACGACGGCGTCGGTGGGGCTGCCATGTGGGCCATCATGAccgtcgtcgtcatcttcgAGTACACTGTTG GTGGCAGCGTGTACAAGAGTTTCAACAGAGTcgtggcgacggcgagcgccggCGTCCTCGCGCTCGGCGTGCACTGGGTGGCGGGCAAAACCGGCGAGTTCGAGCCGTACATCCTCACCGGCTCCCTCTTCTTGCTGG CTGCGGCGGCCACCTTCTCGCGGTTCATCCCGACGGTGAAGGCCCGGTTCGACTACGGCGTCACCATCTTCATCCTGACGTACAGCCTGGTGGCTGTGTCCGGGTACCGGGTCGACGAGCTGGCGGTGCTGGCGCAGCAGCGGGTCTCCACCATCGCCATCGGCATCTTCAtgtgcctcgccgtcgccatcttCGTCTGCCCCGTGTGGGCCGGCCAGGAGCtgcacctcctcaccacgcgcAACATGGacaagctcgccgccgccctggaGGGCTGCGTCGAGGACTACTTCGCCGAGGGCCCCGCCGCGCAGCCGCAGGCCAGGTCCGACGGGTACCGGTGCGTGCTCAACTCCAAGGCCTCCGAGGACGCGCAGGCGAACCTTGCGCGGTGGGAGCCGGCGCACGGCCGGTTCGGCTTCCGTCACCCCTACGGCCAGTACGGCAAGGTTGGCGCCGCCATGCGCGCCTGCGCGTGCTGCGTGGAGGCCCTGAGCAGCTGCGCGTCCGCCGAGGCGCGGGCACCCGAGCACGTGAAGCGGCTCCTCCGCGACGCGTGCACCAGGGCCGGCGCGCGGTGCGCGCGGGTGCTCAGGGAGGCGTCGTGCTCCGTCGCCACGATGACGGCGTCCTCGCGGGCGCTGGACCTCGCCGTCGCGGACATGAACACGGCGGTGCACGATCTGCAGGGCGACATGCGGTCCCTCCCGTCGATGCTGGCCGTGAAGCTGGCCGAGACGTCGCTGGTGGACACGATGCCCGTCTTCACCGTGGCGTCTCTGCTGGTGGAGATAGCAGCGAGGGTCGAGGGCGTCGTGGACGCCGTCGACGAGCTGGCGACCCTTGCGAACTTCAAGcaggtcgacgacgacgacgacgacgacgatgatgacgacgacaaAAAGGGGGAATCCGAGATGACGACGACGAAAGTGCACCCGCTGAACGAAccggacgccgacgaggcgtcGTCGTCACCGGAGAACCAGGCATCCAAGGTTTAA